The nucleotide window aatcgtttaagcccaagagttggaggttgctgtgagctgtgactccaccacactctaccgaggggaacatagtgagactctgtctgaaaaaaaaaattgttgaatgaacagaggagaaaaaacacaaaagaaggcTGAGAACTTATAGcgcagtagttatggtgccagccacatacactgaagttggtgggtttgaacccagcccaggccagttaaaacaacaacaactgcaataaaaaatagccaggcattgtggcaggtgcctgtagtcccagctacttgggaggctgaggcaagagaatcgcttatgcccaaaagttagaggttgctgtgagctgtgacaccacagcactctactgagggccacaaagtgagactctgtctccaaaaaaaaaacccacaaaagaaATAGAGACAAAGTCCCCTTTCCTGTGGAATCTATATAAactaaaacatacacacacaaaccagCAAGAAGACATTACAAAGCAATACATGTGTAGCAGAGTACAGTTTCTTTTGATAGAAACTAATCTTTGAAGTCACTGGAGTGATGCTCTTGGTCAAAACACACATAATGCAAATTAGCAATGTTTGTCCAGGGATTAGGGTGTAATCAAGCCTTTTGGGACTCATTCTAGACTGCTTGACTTTCCAAGAAATACTTGAAATGAAAAGAgtaaaagggaggaaaaagagatGGGTTAATTTTCAGTAGCATCCCAGGGAGTCCAAGAATCCGAGTAGTTAGCCATGGAGAGAAGGGCAGTTCACTAAGGTTACTTTGGCttagaacccagaaataaaacctgaGGGAAAAAAGTGTAGGTTAGTGATCTGAGGTTGAACACAAAATAAAGAGGACTGTTTTGACACAAGTCTGCGGGTGATGATGAAATTGCCTCCCCTGTTGACTGTCCTGGCATGGTTCTTGTAGTCTGAGGCACAAGGGTGGGGTGTTAAGAGAGCAAACTGGACAAGCAAGGCTGAATCATAAAAGggatctatattttctttttttcttttttcagagacagtgtctcactttatcgtccccggtagagtgccgttgtgtcacagctcacagcaacctctaactcctgggcttagacgattctcttgcctcagcctcctgagtagaagAACCTGCTCCACCTTGGAGCAGGTTATACCAGTTATATATGCAAAATGTAGAACAAACTGAAGGGGCGCAGAACCAAGGGTGAAGAGAATGGGATGAAGTTATTCTGGAATCACGCCATTCAAAGTGTGGTTcatggaccagcagcatcagcatcctCCAGAAGCTTGCTGAAATGCAGAATCACAGGCCCCATCCCAGACTTCCTAAATCATATTCTGCAATTTAACAAGTTCCTCGTGATATGTAtgcatattaatatttgaaaagcaCTGTCTAAGATTTTTTGATTTCTCAGATTTCTTGGATATGAAGGGAAAGGTACAGAGAAAACGCAGATGGTTCCCCAAGGGAATAGGGCCAGTTGGAAAGAGGCCTGCGGTTTTTATCTTGAAGCACCCTGGATTGAATGGGCGAAGGAACAGACATGGGATAACCCTTGCTAAGAGCTCTGAACACAGGGATAGTAGCTTAGGAGGGCTCGAGGTTGCCCGATCAAAAGACTGCCGCCACTATCATTTACTATCACCCATGCCCTTCTCCCCTCTATCCTTACTCGCCCCAGTTTGCGGTTCAAGGACTTCTCTACGTTTGGACTCTGAAGCGCGTGACTTGGCCAGCCCAACCACGCCAGTTAGGTTCGATTCAGCCTAGTTCGGTTGCTACGGCCTGGAGCTTCACACTGGTGGAGGAAATGACGTCTCGCCCTATGCTACCCAACTCCTCCtaccccctcccccgccccctaTTGGCTGCCAGGAATTTGACTAGCCTTCCAATCTCTCAGGCTCCGGGGTTAGTTGTCAGCATCCCTCTCGGTAGCCCTGGGTCCCCGGGCCACCCCCTCCGCCTGGGGCAAGACTCCGAGGAGAGTATTCAGTAAGCACTTGGCTTTAGGAGAGGTGATCCGAATGGCCTGGCTCCTGCCACCAATCTAGGTGCTTTTTGGCCACCCAGGTACTTATTGACTCGACCGGGAGTCCGTACTTGGGGCGGCTACCAGAACTGTGGAACTTATGGAGCTTATAGTTCTAAATTAACTCTGGGTGGAACGGAAGCTCGAGAAGGACagattttaggagaaaaaaaaatgggggatTTTCAGGACTAGGGGCCTGAGGCTCAGAAGGATTGAGAAAGGACGCGAAAAAAAGTCTAAATAAGAGTCCTGCAATTAgcattgttttggttttctttcaggTGCTGACCTGAGCCATTCCATCCTTTACTGACCAAACTGTTCGCCCGCAGTGGAAGGGACTAGGCAGCCAAATGGAGACGCTACCAGTCagtccagtagaagaaaaggacaCCCCTCAGCCGCAACAACAAAGCGGAAAATATTCCTGGGAGAACCTTGATTCAACTACTCAGATTAGGCCTCAGTCCCAAGACCCTTCTAATAAAACCCTTGATCTGGGAATGAGTTTAGATCGAGACAACCAAATTCTAGAGAAtactgaaggaactgaaaaacTTGTTGCTGAACATGAGGGAGACTCTGACAAGTCTCATGGACCAACCAGTGAGATGCCAGAAGCTCTTCCAGCTTCTGATCTCTGGTACTGTCCCGATGGGAGTTTTGTTAAGAAGATCATAATCCGTGGCCATGGCTTGGACAAACCCAAGCTAGGCTCTCGCTGCCGGATACTGGCTTTTGGGTTTTCTCTTGGGTCAGGGCTGCCAGAGGGCTGGACAGAGCTAACAATGGGCATAGGACCGTGGAGGGCGGAAACTTGCGGGGAGCTCATAGAGAAATGCTTGGAGTCCATGTGTCAAGGCGAGGAAGCAGAGCTTCAGTTCCCTGGGCACTCTGGACCGCCTATCAGGCTCACACTGGCCTCCTTCACTGAGGGCCGGGACTcctgggagttggagaccagggaGAAGGAGGCCCTGGCCACAGAAGAACGTGCAAGGGGCACAGAACTATTTCGAGCTGGGAACCATGAAGGGGCTGCCCGATGCTATGGACGAGCTCTTCGCCTGTTGCTGACTTTACCTCCACCTGGCCCTCCAGAAAGAACTGTCCTTCATGCCAATCTAGCTGCCTGTCAGTTGCTGCTAGGGCAGCCCCAGTTGGCAGCACAGAGCTGTGACCGGGTGCTGGAGAGGGAGCCTGGCCACTTAAAGGCTTTATATCGAAGAGGGGTTGCCCAGGCTGCCCTTGGGAACCTGGAAAAAGCAACTGCTGATCTCAAGAGGGTGCTGGCGATGGACCCCCAAAACCAGGCAGCCCAGGAGGAGCTGAGGAAGGTCATCATTCAGGGGAAGAAACAGGATGCAGGGCTGGCTCAGGGTCTGCGCAAGATGTTTGGTTGATTGAAAGTTACACGATAAAAGAGACCGGAACCTGTTAATCTGTGAATTGTGGTCTGTGCTGTGAGATTGGCTGGGcgatgggggtgggtgggtgtggagggagggtttCAGCCTATGGCTCATTCCCAGCTTTTGCCATCCTAAGAGAGGTAGCAGTGGTCTCAGTGCGCCTTTTTTAAGGGACTTATCCATTTCCGAAGACCCCTAGAAGCTGATTTCAAATTTAGGACCGGCTGGGGAAGAAGGCGGACCTTTAAGTCGTAGGAACTACATCTCCCAAACTCTTTACGGTTGGGGCCTGTTTGGCGCATGCGCCAACTTTACACCTGGTGAAGCTGCGTCCGGCGGCGGCTCTCCCACTGGCCCCGCCCACACAGCCAACTCCTCTATTGATTCATGTGCACGGCGACCCGGTCTCTTATTGGTAGGTAGGGCTTCCGGGACGCCCCTTTTATGAAGGAGTCAACTGATTAGTTAATGAAGGGGAGAGGCGGGCCTTGGGAGCCGTCTCatggttggggggtggggggaaaagaTGGCGGAGCTGATGCTCCTCAGCGAGATTGCAGACCCGACGCGCTTCTTCACCGACAACCTGCTGAGCCCGGAGGACTGGAGTCTGCGGAGTGAGGCCCCGGGGAAGGGGGAGGGTTGTGGCAAATTGTGTTCCTGAGGCATGTGGGAAGGAAGCGGAGGCCCAAAGAGGAAAGCTGGGCAAATACGGAATCCACCATCTGAAGGAGGGCGGAACGGGGGGCTAGTTGTACATTCGGGGGTGCGGCAGTGGGTGAAGACCGCTCCCCGCGGGAACATCAAATTGTTCCGGGGTCGGAGAAGGAGGGGCTGAAGTTCTTTGGTTGTGTCACTTTTCAAGTGGGCGGGCGGTGGGTCTGTCCGAGCTGAGCCAATGAGAGATGGGATAGGGGCTCGTGTGTGATCTGTAGGCTGGGCAGCGGAACGACCTCCTTGACACTCAGCACTTCTTGCGTTTAGACAGCACCTTGTATACTGGCCTGGATGAAGTGGCGGAGGAACAGACGCAGCTCTTCCGTTGCCAGGAGGAGGATGTCCCGGTATTGTGCCCCCAGGCTTTCTCCAATCCTTTGTAGGAGGGAGTGGTCCCAGAACCTGGATTCATCCCCAGGCCAGAGTTCCTCAGGATTCACCTCTGCTTTTTCACACTCTTTCCCTCTACTGTCCTTTCTTATTCAGTTTGACAGCAGCTCTCTGGACGTGGGGATGGATGCCACCCCTCCTGAGCCCCCCTGGGACCTCCTACCTATCTTCCCAGGTAAAATAGCTTTTGTGGTTCTTTCATCCTTCCAGGAACCATAACCTTTTCGGTATATTCACACCTCTGCATAAGTGCCTATGTACTCCTGTCTGCGTTAATTCTTTATATAATTCCTTCCCCCTTGCCCTGGTGGAGTATTCCCCACCCCATGTCTTTGGACACTTTTTCAACTCTTCTCAGGTTCTGTTTCCTGATTATTTTCTAACCCCCTTTGCTGCAGATCTTCAGGTGAAGTCTGAGCCAtcctctccctgttcttcctcctcCATCAGCTCGGAGTCATCACTGCACTCCACAGAGCCTTCAAGCCAGGTGAGAGAGTCATCTCCCTCATTCTGCTCTCTGTAACAGGGACTGCTTCATTCCCTTTACCCATAGATGCTGAGGAAAGAATTTGTGTGCTTGAGTTGCTGGGAGAAGGGTGGCTTCTtctttgtctttgccatttcCTTAATATCCTCATTTTCTACATCTCCACTCTGTTCATCTAGAAGTAAAGAtggggctgggtgctgtggctcacgcctgtaatggtagcactctgggaaaccaaggtgggtggactgccctgagctctggagctcaagactagccacagccagagtgagacctcgtctttaaaaaaaataaaagaaagaaagaaaggccgggtgttgtggtgggcacctgtagtgccagctacttgggagctgaggcaagagaatcacttgagcccaagaggtggaggttgctgtgagctatgatgctacggcactctaccgagagccacaaagtaagactctgtctcaaaaaataaataaagaaagaaatacaattaaaaaaattaaattagaagtgAAGATGgggtcttttttgagacagagtagtaccctggtgttatagctcatagcaacctcaaactattgggctcaagcgaccctcttgcctcagcctctcaagtatctagggctacaggcatccagcacaacacccagctagttttttctctttaagtagagatggggtcttactcttgctcaggctggtcttgaactcctgagttcatttGAGCAATCCGCCTACCTTGgcctccgaaagtgctaggattacaggcatgagccgccatgcctggccaaaaatgaggtcttttttttttttttttttgtagagacagagtctcactttatggccctcagtaaagtgccgtggcctcacacagctcacagaaacctccaactcctgggcttaggcgattctcttgcctcagtctcccgaatagctgggactacaggcgcccgccacaacgcccggctaaaaatgAGGTCTTTTTAACATACAGAGATATGTGACAGCAGTGGTGGGACTTGGAAGAAGAGACTTGTCAACTACTGTGAATTTTGGAACTGTTCTTGCCCAAGCTGTCCACCCTACACTAGATTTGAATCACTGAGACTTCATCAACCCTCCCaggaataaagtaaaaagaaagaataggggCCAGAGATAGCTTAGGGCAGCAGTTgtcaacctatgggtcatgacccctttgtaacaatgaaaatacatcatggcattaggaaggttgagaaccagaaTGTCAAATAATTGGTGGTTTATAAACACTAAAGCTTTTGTTCTTGGTCTTAACTCTCAACAACTCCCTtgatttcttctctccttcttcacCCGAACTCTCACTCAGGCCCTTGAAGTAGGGGAGGTGCTGCATGTGAAGACAGAGTCCTTGGCACCCCCACTCTGCTTCCTGGGAGATGATCCAGATCCAATATCCTCATTTGAAACCATCCAGGTCAATGTGGACCACACCTCTGATGATTCCTCAGGTAGTAACAGCTTGCCCCATCCCCAGGCTTTATCAAGGGAAAATGTATacatctctgtgtgtatgtgtgtgtagatggAGTGAGAGGGTGCAGGCAGCAGGACAAGATGGAAAAAGTTGTGAGGCAGATAACCAgtagagaaagcagaagggagagagaaaattttAGGAAACCGTGGCAAGAGCAATGTTGAACAGATggagatgatttttcttttccttgttcctAATACATAAGTTCCATTGTGTCATTCAACTTACCATTactttgcactttttaaaaacttgtggataggccaagtgcagtggctcgcacacctgtaatcctaacactatgggaggccaaggcaggaaaaacacttaagcccaggagtttgaggttacagtgagctgtgatcaccctcttgcactctagcctgggtgacagaataagattaTGTCTCCAATCCCCCACAGTACCCCCCCAAACCCAAAAGAACTTGTGGACAGTTAAGATCATATTTatctgtgttattttcttttctttctttctttctttttttttttttttttgagacacggtctcactatatcgcccttggtagagtgccatggcgtcacggcgcacagcaacctcaaactcttgggcttaagccattctcttgcctcagcctcccaagtagctgggactacaggcgcccaccacaatgcctggctattttttttgttgtagttgtcattgttgttttggtaggCCTattctgccagctctggtgtatgtggctggtgctctagctactgagccacag belongs to Nycticebus coucang isolate mNycCou1 chromosome 9, mNycCou1.pri, whole genome shotgun sequence and includes:
- the FKBPL gene encoding FK506-binding protein-like isoform X1; its protein translation is METLPVSPVEEKDTPQPQQQSGKYSWENLDSTTQIRPQSQDPSNKTLDLGMSLDRDNQILENTEGTEKLVAEHEGDSDKSHGPTSEMPEALPASDLWYCPDGSFVKKIIIRGHGLDKPKLGSRCRILAFGFSLGSGLPEGWTELTMGIGPWRAETCGELIEKCLESMCQGEEAELQFPGHSGPPIRLTLASFTEGRDSWELETREKEALATEERARGTELFRAGNHEGAARCYGRALRLLLTLPPPGPPERTVLHANLAACQLLLGQPQLAAQSCDRVLEREPGHLKALYRRGVAQAALGNLEKATADLKRVLAMDPQNQAAQEELRKVIIQGKKQDAGLAQGLRKMFG
- the FKBPL gene encoding FK506-binding protein-like isoform X2, coding for METLPVSPVEEKDTPQPQQQSGKYSWENLDSTTQIRPQSQDPSNKTLDLGMSLDRDNQILENTEGTEKLVAEHEGDSDKSHGPTSEMPEALPASDLWYCPDGSFVKKIIIRGHGLDKPKLGSRCRILAFGFSLGSGLPEGWTELTMGIGPWRAETCGELIEKCLESMCQGEEAELQFPGHSGPPIRLTLASFTEGRDSWELETREKEALATEERARGTELFRAGNHEGAARCYGRALRLLLTLPPPGPPERTVLHANLAACQLLLGQPQLAAQSCDRVLEREPGHLKALYRRGVAQAALGNLEKATADLKRVLAMDPQNQAAQEELRKDRLGKKADL